The nucleotide window AGAGACCTCACTTTGCTGCGGCGTTTGTAGAAAATTCAATTGCTAATTTGCTAGAAATCCTTATCATTATTGTTGACCAGCAAACTTGGAAATCAAATTTCTTCTCAATTAACATTATCATTAAATGAGGATTACAAAAATTACAAGTCAACGTCAATCCTGACATACTTTTTTTGTTTTGcaagaaggaaaaaaattatttattagatAGCATAGGGTACAAAAGTCACCTTAAAGATTTGAGATAATAATCAGGAAAAGAAAAGTTCTGAGAGCCACTCTCCTCACCTAAAAATAGTAATTAAATGCACTCTAACGTAGTAGTTCGCTACTCAGTTGGCTCCTCTGTTATATTCGTGATATACATGTGTGATCAAGAAAGAGTGAAAAACATCTTAAGAATAGAAAAATCTCATTAGTTCTATCAAAGTCGAGATGTACCACTTAGGATGTCGACAAGGCACTTAGAATCAATTTCGacatgaatacaattaatatcatccgataagactttagagaggCTATGATGAATAGTCGTTGTTTCTAATATAGATTATTGAAAGGAGTTTTGAGTTACTTAAAGATCCAGATCATTCATGGCCCTCCAAATCCACTAGAATCAAGGCTCTTAGAGTGGAGGCTTTAAAGTCAAGATTTGAATCTTCATAGAGCTAGGAAAAGTTTGGTTTTGATATCTTTCCAAAGAAAAACAATTATAGAAGAAGAGACAGAGAAAAGTCTCATCCGTAATAAGACAAAGATAGTACAAATTAGAGTTAGAGATATCAAGTGCGACAAGTCTGTCCGAGGTTGAAAGGCGACGgtgcaataattttttttaaaaaaatttgattcaGTAAATAAGTGGGAGATGCCATAAACGAGACCATCAATCCCAACCGGATGGAAAACGACAATTAGATTTAGTGGATGGAAAACCTGTGCTATCAGGACCCAACTTGCTGGTGATAGGTTTAGTGACACTATTGATGCTCGAAATCCAAATATGACGGGGAGCAATCAAGTTGCCAAAGTATTTGAAGGAAAATTTATTCTTCTAGATTTGAAATCGATTGCAAATTGTCCTTCGAGTAGTAGGAGAGGTGTGCTTAGGGAAGAAAATTTTAGATTTGTGGACATTAACTTTTGTGTTAGTAAGCAATTTGTAGTAAATCGTAGATTAGGCAGAAGCAACAAGTAGtgagcaatcaaccacttagcggaattatcacaagaaactgcatctgagtaggaagtaggctcaccaacttcacttgtctcttctgcaacagacaaaacatatgcaaccaaatttgcatatctttgtggtggtcgaatatctcttcatggtttatccttggctatggaatattgctcttcctctggatcatctgtgtCAGTAGACTCGAGACCActtactagcattctttgagtagaagagttcgatttaaaggaatctgaactactaatctcaagctccacctgcttctgcgcactatcatttgtacaactagtagaatcctctttagaagataacaaagacaattcatcaaaagtaacatctctactgattacaaattttggggatttgggatcagaacaccataatctgtatcctttcaccccagaagcatacccaaggaaaatacattttttagctcgatgctctaattttccttcatttacatgcatgtatgctggacacccaaaaattttaaaatcagagtaatcagcaggagtacctgaccaaacttgtaACGACTATTCATCGTAGCCTCTCTAAAGTCTTATCAGatgatattaattgtattcatgtCGAAATTGATTCTAAGTGCCTCGTCGACATACTAAGTGGTACATCTCGACTTTGATAGAACTAATGAGATTATGCTATTGTTAAGATATTTTCACTCTTTCTTGATCACAAATgtatatcataaatataatagaGGAGCCAACTGACTAGCGAACTACGCTAGAGTGCATCTAATTACTATTTTTAGGTGATTTTTGTACCCTATGCtatctaataaaaaaaaaatttcctttttgcaaaacaaaaaaaagtatGTCAGGATTGACGTTGACTTGCAATTTTTGTAATCCTCATTTAATGATAATGTTCATTGAGAAGAAATTTGATTTCCAAGTTTGCTGGTCAACAATTGAACAATTGAATTTTATACAAACGCCGCAGCAAAGTGAGGTCTCTCGCATAAGCTGCTTCCTCTAGTCTCGGATCCATGCTCAATTAGTCTCCAGATGTGCTTGCAGATAACTCGACGCAAGAACACATATACATGTAAGCATGTGGTTGGAGCAGTTCCTCCTGGTTCGGGAGGCGACGTTTCTTCTTGTCGAGCCTGTCCTCACCAGACGCCAAAGAGACGACTGGGTCATCGAGCTCACAGTGGCCACTGCAGTCCCGTTTAAACATCTTATCCCAAGGAATCGATGCGGTGTAAACGCAGCGAGGGAGACGAAAGCCGAACGGCGAGTGGGATAGCAACAGCGTGCGCAATTGTTCGGAGAAAAATTGGATGTTTTTGCAGACGTCAACTGCCGTGCTTACGAGACTGCATGCTGAACACGTTAACCTAACATCACCTTGGTGTCCTGTCCGGCTTATCAACTTCTTCAACCCTAACAGCGAGACTCGTGGGTCTCCATACCATTATCCCGGTCGTCCGTTTCCTTCAAGTTGTCCGGTTTCAATATTTTGATCGCTTTCTCGATCTCGTAGCTCATGACCATTCTAATATAATCTTCTTtacttttcaaaagaaaaaaaaagtcatcCACGCTTTGGGACAAGCCGAAATGGCTCGCTCCATCATCACTTTCCAACTAGTTTCAGCGAAAGAAAGATGGGAGTGGGAACAAAAAATCTACACAGGACGTCTCCATTTCAAGGATCCGCTGAAGCAATGTTTATCAATATATTAGCAGTCGAAATCTTTCATTTATTGTGAATATTTGGATGGTACAAGTGGCAGAATTCCAATCGAACTAAGCGTTCTGTGCAACAGATCAAATCAATGTTAGTTAACCCTTCATATGTATGATTTCCATCCACTAAATCTGCTTGCCTTGATAGCTCCTCGTCGTTTGTGGCATCTCCCACTCATTTACCGATTAAAATTTTAAGTGAAGATAGGTTTTAGGAAGAAATTATTGTAATTAGAAGAATCCctctcatcaaaataatctcCTAAGAAATTTTGGACTAATCAAAActttttattgatcaataattataattaaatactaTAATGTATCTTACTTAATCCGATAGACttatataatttattaattttgtCCTGACCTTTACTCGGGTTTCTGTAGGTGGATATTAGGGGACACATCGTCATATGGATCGGTCGTATCAGATAGTAGACAGGCCGTGTCTGTCATTTTCTACGTGAAGAAAAGTTAGGAAAAGCTATATCATAAGTCCATCATGTTTCATCAACATTCTCGAACACAAATACCGCACATCGCCTGTCCGACCTTCACTTCATTCTCTAGATAGTTTCGGCGAACGAGAAAGCAAGCTGAGAAAAAGTATTCTACCAAGTCCagactgttagagctagccctagaaaatttaccacaaggtaattttggcaacccaacaagacaataaaatggaaataataaaagcgagacaagaacaccagatatacgtggttcggtcaattgacctacatccacggacgaaagaggagcaaattactactataaaagagggacacttacaaatgccttaggaagatgttcctaggccataaaacaccttcagcttactaaacaagaaaaacctaaaccGTAAGcacgttttcttgtggtgcctcttgtgctgcctaTGGTActtctgacttcaaagcctagacccttatttatagttccaaaacgagacaacaagtttgattttcccgatgtgggactatgggacttgccaaactaacaaatctccaccttggcatgtctcaacaaaacttgctccaccttcttcataaaagccccaacgggcaatcaccaacaatgaacatcaaccaagtccaagcactgcttgaacttgtaaactggaatAAGCTTCATAAGCATATCAGTTAGATTgtctttcgtatgaattttctgaacaaggacctttccctcagcaatagtatctcatttgcatccaacaattttcttatccgaaggcggcttcacaagatcccaagttctattccgatggagagactcaatttcttcattcatcacaatcaaccacttagcggaattatcacaagaaactacatctgagtaggaagtaggctctcaaacttcacttgtctcttctgcaacaaacaaagcatatgcaaccaaatttgcatatctttgtggtggtcgaatatctttccgtggtctatccttggctatggaatattgctctttctTTGGATCATCtgtgtcagtagactcgggaccacctactggcattctttgagtagaagagttcgacttaaaggaatctgaactactaatctcaagctccacttgcttctgcgcactatcatttgtacaactagtagaatcctctttagaagataacatagacaattcatcaaaagtaacatctctactgattacaaattttggggatttgggatcagaccaccataatctgtatcctttcaccccagaagcatacccaaggaaaatacattttttagctcgaggcactaattttccttcatttacatgcatgtatgctggacacccaaaaattttaaaatcagaataatcagcaggagtacctgaccaaacttcctccggagttttaaagtcaagtgctgtagaaggagcgcggttgacaacttaacaggccatattaatcgtctttgcccaaaagtcttttgtcaaccctgcatttgagatcatacaccttgctctctccaagagtgttctgtttatacgttcgaccacaccattttgttgaggcgtcatcctaatagtgcgatgccgaacgattccttcatttttgcagaattttttaaagtcacattcacaaaattccatgccattatctattcgaagccgcttaatctgtttacctgtttgcttctcaattaaagtcttccattgtttaaaggttagaaaaacatcacttttatgcttcaaaaaataaacccaaactttcctggaataatcgttaatgaaagtcaacatatacctagcaccacccttagactgaacataagctagaccccaaaggtctgaatgaatatagtcaagagtacctttcgttttgtgaactgccggagaagtgaagctgactcttttctgctttccaaaagtgcagtgttcataaaaatcaagtggcccagtactctgtccgcaaagtagacatcttttgctcaatatgctcaaacctttttcactcatatgacccaaacgcatatgccataatttggtgatgtcaggatcagacaatgatgatgacgaaactgcaaccgaacctgtgatagtagttccctgcagaatatacaagctaccagacctacatgctttcataacaacaagagcatttctagaaactttcataactccagattcagctgtgtatttacacccaagggcctctaggttgcctaaagagatgatattcttttttaaatcaggaatatgtctaacattagtgagcgtcctcacaataccatcatgtattttaattcggattgtgcctctaccaacaacattacatgcggcattattgtccatcaaaacaattccaccattacaagattcatatgtggaaaacaaatccctattgggacacatgtgataagaagaacttgaatctaaaatccattcatttttagacatcgtcctatcatcaatagcagaaaaaatatttccaacattcttatCAGTTGCTATACTAACTTCAGCggactcaatagttttctcaacaagttttcccttttgctttaatttatttttcaatttaaagcaatcagatttaatgtgccccattttatgacaatatctacattccaaatttctatatatggatttagatctactactgtcaaattctcttttatccattctccccctaataaCTAGACCCTCAacttgattctctctactttccccagtgatatttctgtctatctgctccttagattttagtgcagatttaatttcttgatacaaaactgtttcttttccataaatcaaagtatcacggaaatgcttaaaagattggggaagagaacacaagagtaacaaagtcttatcctcatcatcaatttttgcatctatattctccaaatccataaccaaagaatcaaacttatcaagatgtgagagtatagatataccttcaatcatccgaagcatatatagactctgcttcaagtagagacgattctccactgtcttcttcatgtacaaggctttaagcttgtcccacatgctcttagccatagtctccgtagctacctcccgtaaaacctcgtcagagagatttagaatgatgttgGATCGggtcttcttatccatacccgcaagatcttcctttgacgtaccatctggaatgttctcagcaccctgaagtgccaaatcaactccgtcttgaaccagaatggcctccatcttgagttgccacatgccgaagttgacatttctatcgaatttctcgacaacaatctttgttattgtcatcgttgccaaaagatcccagaaccaggctatgatactagtttgttagagctgacctcaggatatttaccacaaggtaattttggcaacccaacaagacaataaaacagaGAGAATacaagcgagacaagaacaccagaacaccagatatacgtggttcgatcaattgacctacatccacggacgaaagatgagcaaattactactataaaagagggacacttacaaatgccttaggaagatgttcctaggccataaaacaccttcagcttactaaacaagaaaaactcaaaccGTAAGcacgttttcttgtggtgcctcttgtgctgcctaTGGTacttctgacttcaaagcccagatccttatttatagttccaaaacGAAACAACAAATCTGATTTTCCCGATATGGGACTAtgcttgcatctatattctccaaatccataaccaaagaatcaaacttatcaagatgtgagagtatagatataccttcaatcatccgaagcatatatagactctgcttcaagtagagacgattctccactgtcttcttcatgtacaaggctttaagcttgtcccacatgctcttagccatagtctccgtagctacctcccgtaaaacctcgtcagagagatttagaatgatgttgGATCGggtcttcttatccatacccgcaagatcttcctttgacgtaccatctggaatgttctcagcaccctgaagtgccaaatcaactccgtcttgaaccagaatggcctccatcttgagttgccacatgccgaagttgacatttctatcgaatttctcgacaacaatctttgttattgtcatcgttgccaaaagatcccagaaccaggctatgatactagtttgttagagctgacctcaggatatttaccacaaggtaattttggcaacccaacaagacaataaaacagaGAGAATacaagcgagacaagaacaccagaacaccagatatacgtggttcgatcaattgacctacatccacggacgaaagatgagcaaattactactataaaagagggacacttacaaatgccttaggaagatgttcctaggccataaaacaccttcagcttactaaacaagaaaaactcaaaccGTAAGcacgttttcttgtggtgcctcttgtgctgcctaTGGTacttctgacttcaaagcccagatccttatttatagttccaaaacGAAACAACAAATCTGATTTTCCCGATATGGGACTAtgcttgcatctatattctccaaatccataaccaaagaatcaaacttatcaagatgtgagagtatagatataccttcaatcatccgaagcatatatagactctgcttcaagtagagacgattctccactgtcttcttcatgtacaaggctttaagcttgtcccacatgctcttagccatagtctccgtagctacctcccgtaaaacctcgtcagagagatttagaatgatgttgGATCGggtcttcttatccatacccgcaagatcttcctttgacgtaccatctggaatgttctcagcaccctgaagtgccaaatcaactccgtcttgaaccagaatggccttcatcttgagttgccacatgccgaagttgacatttctatcgaatttctcgacaacaatctttgttattgtcatcgttgccaaaagatcccagaaccaggctatgatactagtttgttagagctgacctcaggatatttaccacaaggtaattttggcaacccaacaagacaataaaacagaGAGAATacaagcgagacaagaacaccagaacaccagatatacgtggttcgatcaattgacctacatccacggacgaaagatgagcaaattactactataaaagagggacacttacaaatgccttaggaagatgttcctaggccataaaacaccttcagcttactaaacaagaaaaactcaaaccGTAAGcacgttttcttgtggtgcctcttgtgctgcctaTGGTacttctgacttcaaagcccagatccttatttatagttccaaaacGAGACAACAAATCTGATTTTCCCGatatgggactatgggactttccAAACTAACACAGAGGGATGCAAGTCCAAAGGAAGCAACTTGCGTTTTGGGGCCGGTGTCTTGATGGAGACAGGACCAAGAAGACCGAGCGGGAGGAATCGTTAGAGATTTTTAGCCTATATATAGGCGTCCTAACTTCGAGTTGTTTGTGACCAAatcgagagagagaaagagagagtgtgtgtgtaatTAAGCATGGATCCGAGACTAGAGGAACCAGCTTACGCGGGAGACCTCACTTTGTTGCGGCGTTTGCTACAAGAAGACCGGCTCCTGCTCCACAGGCAAGCCATCGCCGCGGCTCACCTGTCGGACAGCCCCCTCCACATCGCTGCATCGCTCGGCCACTCCGACCTAGTCCGGGAGATCCTCACCGTAAACCCGGAGCTCTTGCATGGCCGCAACCGCGAAGGCCTTTCCGCCTTGCACCTGGCCGCTGCCCAAGGCCACTTATCCGTGGTGAACGAGCTGCTGCAGTACGCAGCCGCTGCCAATCTCTGCTTGGCGACCGACAACGATGGCTTAATGCCGGCCCACACTGCAGCCTTACGAGGCAGGCTTGATGTATTGACTGTGTTACTGGATGCGTGCCCGGAGTCCGCGCGAGCTGTGACATCGCAAGGTGACTCCATCTTTCATCTTACTGTGAAATCAAACAGCTTCGAGACCGTGCAGTTCTTGCTGAACAGAACGGATGAGAACGATGAGCTACTCAACTCTGGAGATGCGAAAGGCAACACCGTCCTGCACCTTGCTGTGGCCAGAAAACAGCTCCAGGTAGGTATTCCTGATCCCGATTAGAGGAAATAGATTtaaatatcttcttcttcttcacaagGTTTTTATGCGTCCCGTACATCTTGAGACACAGCCTTGTCATAGCAAAAAGATACAAGTATTTTGCATTTCATTCACGAAAAGCAAATGGAAATAGTAAGGAGCTACATGTTCAAATTAAATTCAGACACAAATAAAACATCATCATAGTACAACATAAATCTCATAATATTTAGAtttaataattttagaaatttaaATCTCCTAAAAAATAACTTAGATAAACAGAATTCTGGTTTTTCTCCATTACCCCCTTTATTTGAAATAAGTTCTCGATGAAAAtatcatattaaataattatttatgaatatgacataatattaataatgatgTCTAATAGTGCTTATTCTTTTAACATGTTCAATAAATATCTTGGGTGATAATCCTTTCATTAATGGATCTGTAATCATAAGGACAATGCTAATATAttcaattaatattatttatttctaaacTTTCTTTTTTCACCGCTAAATATTCcattttcatatatttatcacCTTTATAGCACTCACTTTTAAAGAAGAATACTATTacaaaattatcataataaagttttaaatttttttaaagagtAAATCATGAAAACGAGATTTGAGCTTTTGAATTGTAGCCTTAAAACATGTCACAAACTAAACTTCTATGATGAATGTAGCAATGATGGACTGCTTTGCCCTCATCCACAAAATTGCTCCTCAACTAAAAGGAACAAATAGTCAAGTGTTATTTGTTTATAtcaacacatctagcaaaatctgaATCTAAACATCCAATTACTTCgagattatttgatctcctatgagcgAGTATATAATCCATCATTCCTCATAAATATCTTATAACTTTCTTTATAGCCTTTTAATAGTCAAATCTAGAATTACTTTGATATCTGCCCAATATTCCAATAGCAAAACTGATGTTTGACCTAATACAAATTTAGGCATGCATTTAACTTTTCAGGATAGATACATAAGGAATTCTTTTCATTTGTTCCAATTCATTCTTTGAACATTGCATAAGATAAATTTACCCCCTTTCCAAATTGGAATAATACCtcctaaataaatttttttactttttaaaaattttattaatatattttttatgagataATCCTAACAATCCTTATGATTgatcttaaaatattttaattcctaTCACATACATGGGTTGCCTCtctcatatttttttaattcaaagtttttagaaagatattttttatttcatataataaacTAAGATTATTAgtagcaagcaaaatatcatcaacATTTACAATCCAAAATATAAACTTGCTCCTGCCAACCTTCATATATGTACATAGATCAACAGTATTTGCATAAATGTAAAGGATTTTATGTATCATTAAACTTAAGATATCATTATCGAGAAGTttctataaatttatatattgatttcttaagtttatataTCATGTGTTTTTCATATCTATTTTGTATAACTCTAAGTTATAACGAGCTACTATGATCGTAAAAATTCTGAAAAAATCTTTTCTgaagattaaataaaaaaatcttttaacTCTTTGAGTGAAACCTTTAGCACCAAATCTGACCATGTGTCTTTTGATATTATCATTCAAGTAATATTTGATCTTAAAGACCTATTA belongs to Musa acuminata AAA Group cultivar baxijiao chromosome BXJ1-11, Cavendish_Baxijiao_AAA, whole genome shotgun sequence and includes:
- the LOC135596384 gene encoding ankyrin repeat-containing protein BDA1-like; the encoded protein is MDPRLEEPAYAGDLTLLRRLLQEDRLLLHRQAIAAAHLSDSPLHIAASLGHSDLVREILTVNPELLHGRNREGLSALHLAAAQGHLSVVNELLQYAAAANLCLATDNDGLMPAHTAALRGRLDVLTVLLDACPESARAVTSQGDSIFHLTVKSNSFETVQFLLNRTDENDELLNSGDAKGNTVLHLAVARKQLQVGIPDPD